The Candidatus Bathyarchaeia archaeon genome includes the window CTGTTCCTGAAATAGGTGAGTAGACGTCAGCAACCGCTTTCACTGACTCGACTGTTCCAAGGCTTTGCATAAGTTCTATTCTTGCTCCTGGCTTTGGAAGATCAACGTATACTATTTCGTGAAGAGAGTTCTGAGCGTAATCTGTGACTCCTATCCTGCACTTGTCTCCCTCTATACGGAGCCATTCATGTTCTTTGGTATAGTAGAGGTCTTCGGGGACAGAGAATTCTCCTTTCAAACCTGAGAGCCAACAGACGCTAGTTTAGCGATCTCGCAGTATAAATCTTCGAAAATTGATCGTGTCGTTGCGGTCAGTCGTCTTGCGATTTCCTTCTGAGATATCCCTTGCGCCAAGCCACCGCTGCAAATCCCACTATCCCAACGATAGCTACCGCGCTCGTAATTGTCTTGCCCTGCGAGCTTAGCCATGTGGGCTTGACTTCGAAGCTGCCCAGCCCAGTTCCGTCCCCGCCCCCAGTTGAATGAACAGTTGCCTTGACCGCATACACGCCAATCGGGCCGGCACTGGGGATTTGATATTTCGCTATGAAAAGTCCGGCTGAGATTGATGTCGCGGGGAGGATGATCGTTGAACCGTCGGGCTTGATGAGTTGAATCGTCAGCTGAATGGCAGAGGGGCCTACCAATGTCCCGCCCTGTGCCAATAGGATGCTGATTACCGTGGTGTCTCCCGGGAAGTATATGGTTCCAACTTCAACGTTGACGGTCAAGGCATTTGGAGTTGGAAGAACGATGAAAGTTGTATTGACTTGTGCTAGCGTGCTGAGGTCTTGGGCCTTAACGAAGTGAGGCCCTGGCTGAGCATTCGGGACATCAAGGACGAACGTGAAGGATCCATTTGTCATAATGGTTGATCCAAGGAACATGTCATCGAAACTAACCGTTACACTGGCTTGAGTTTGGAAGAAGAACATTGGGAAATTGGAACCCTGAGCTGTCACTGACGTTCCTATCGTCCCACTAGATGGTGTCAGACTTAGCGACGGAGCGAGGACTGCTATGGAAATCGGGGTTGAGTGAGTAAGCATCCCTACAGCGGTGACCGTGATGGCATAGTTGCCGGGAACAGTGTTAGTAAACACTCCAATCAGAATTTGGACACCTCGGGATGTACTTGGTGAGAGAAAGACGAATGTTGTGTTTAGCTGCGTTACAGGCCCGTTGGTTGTGGTCGGGGCGACAGTTGCGGACAGTGAGAGGGTACCTGAGAATCCCTGGCTTATCAGATTGATTGTTGAAGAGACGCTTGTCCCTTCACGGATAACGAAGGCGTCAGGGATTGCGATTATGGAAAAGTCGGGTACTACGGAGATGGCCAGACGGACATTGTGGGATAGGGACCCGGCTGTTGCGGTTACGGTTATTGTGTAGTTTCCAAGCGACGTGGTTCCACTAGTTGAGATCGAAAGTTGGGATAGGGATGTCTTGTTGCTTGGGACAGACACGATTGTCGGAGCGAAAGAAAGGGTCAAGCCTGAAGGAGATACGATTCCTGAAAGGTTGACTTTCCCCGTGAAGTTCTCAAGACTAGTTACTGCGATTGATACAACTCCAGATGACTGTTGGCCTATAATCGACTGGATAGGGGTCGCGCTGAGGCGGAAGTTGGGTGGAGGTCGTCCGTAGATTCCGTTTAGGGAAAAGTGTGAAACGGTACAGCATGTTCCTCTTGTGAGGTTGTCGTTTAGGATTTCGATCGGGCTGTAGGTTCCGCCCACGGCCTTGTAGGTGATAGTGAAGAGTAAGCCGTTCAGCGTAGCATTGGGCGTAGATGAGACTGTCGCTGCTGAGTGGATTATGCCGGGCCCATCCATGCTTGTGCATCCTGTTCCAGCACCGTTCACGCAGTTGGCTAGCTGGGTTACCGTTGCGGTAAAGTTGGCCTGGAAGAGATTTCCAGCAATAGAAACACTTTGGGGATTGATGACAGATTGGTTTGATCTGACCATTATGTTCCATGAATTGAACGGCTGGATATTCCCAACTTTGACCTTGTAGGTAACTGTTGAACCGGAGGGTTGAACGGCCTGGCGGCTGGGGGATATGTAGAGCATGTTGTCCGCACAATGAAAGATCTGATTGGCAGGGTTTCCTCCGCCGCTGCCGAAGATTCCACCACTTATGATGAAAATTTCTCCTCTGTACGAGATCGCTTGCACTTCAGCGGTCGCCCTTGGAATGCTTAGAGAGTTATTCCAAGTATCGGTCGTGGGGTTGTAGGCGTAATTGGAGTTCTGAAGGCCAAGATTGGCTGTACTTCCACCAATGACGTAGATTTGGGGGCCACAAACTCCAGCTGCCGGGTCGACTAGCCCGGCTGGAGCAGAGGCACCTGACGTCCATGAATCAGATGTAATATCGTAAATGTAAGTGGTGGTACTCGCGGTTCCCGTTGTTGTGAATCCACCGAATACGTAGATCTTCTCGTTCAACAATGCGGTGTGGGCGTCAGCAAGGCCCGAGGGCAACGAGGTGCCCGTGGTCCAGGAATTGGTCGTCACGTGATAGATCTCCAGTATTCTCAGACTTCCTCCATTAGTGGGTGCGTCTGTTGTCCTTCCGCCAACAACGTAGATGTTTCCGTTGTAGTAGGCAGCCATGTGTTCAGTCGCTCTTGCCGTAGGCATTGATGAGAGGCTCTTCCAGGTGTTGTTCGCCGGGTTGTATCGCCATACGTCGTGGCCGACGATGCTGACAGGGCGGCCTCCAATAAGGTAGATGAACGTGCCGTCTGATACTGCGACTGTTTCGGATCTGGGGGACGAGGGTAGAGAGGCCTTTGTTGTCCAAGTGTCGTTTGCCGGGTTGTAGGCCTCATTTGCTGTGTTATCCCCTGTGGGGCCATAGCCAGCGATGTAGTAGAATATGCCGTTCACTTCGGCAGCTCCGTATCCCTCTCTTGGGGTCGGGATAGGAGCACCCGTTGTCCAAGCAGGAAGGGATGAGGCCAAGGGGGATATTGACGCAGAATTCATGGGAGCTGAGACGGTCTGTTGTAAGGAGACAGGATTTGCGAAGTGCCCAATCGTAGAATTGACATTGCTCAGGCCCTCTGAACGCCCAATTGAAGCCGCCGCCAGCGACACAGAAATCAACAACAGGAGTGGAATTGCAAGATGGGGGTTTCTAGAGCAGTCCATCAGATGTCTCAATCCTCGAACCCTTCCCTTTGGTTGAGAAACCCGGAGTCTTTGCTACCACTCTTCCTTCTGAAGTAGCCTTTTCGCCAAGCCACCGCTGCAAATCCTACAATACCAGCGACTGTAGCTCCACCGGCTAGGGTTTGACCGTGGGAGCTGAGCCAGCTCGGTTTGACCTCAAAGCTCACTAAAGATGAGCCATCAGAAGCGCTGACCATATGCGCAGTTGCAACGACAGTGTACGTCCCTAACGATCCAGATGTTGGTATGCTGTAGGTTGCTTTGTAGACGCCTGATGGAGTGATCGAGACGCTAAGTGTTGTTGTTGACCCGTCGGGCTTAACGAGGGTGAGTTGGAGTTGAAGCCCGCTGGGACCAACTTGAACTCCATTTAAGGTTGATAGTAGGTAGACGGTTGCGGTATCGCCGGGGAAATATATCGCGGCAGTCTTCACTGTAACGACTATGGCGCTCGGGACCGGGAGCACCTGGAATGCAGCAGCTGCATGTGCTCGCGAGAATTCGTCCACGACATTGACATAATGGGTCCCTGGCTGTGCGAGGGGAACATCGAATGTGAAATTGAAAGCCCCAGTAGACGTCGTGATGAATCCTATCGTCACGTTGTCAAATGCGACTTGAATGAAGGTTACTTGCCCTAAAAAGGCGAATTGAGGAACAGGAAATCCCGAGCCTTCGATTACAACCTTGGTTCCCGGACTACCAATGGCAGGGACTAGCTTCAGCACAGGGGGAGGAAGAATAGTCACCTGCCCTCCGGATGCGAAGTTGTCGGCAGGTGTTGGATCGTCGGCGAGAAATACTCTCGCCGTAATCGTATGATTTCCGACTTGGACGCCTGTCGTGTCCCATAGGATTGTAAAGAAGTAGATCTGGTGGACAGCATTGAAATCGGGGAATAGTGTTACACCGTTTATTGACCCGACGACTTTCGAATCCTGATACGCTGTAATATTCACCGTCACCTGGCTAGTTCCCGTATTCTCAAGCAGAACCGCAATGGACACGGTCTGAGTCGAAATAGCTCGTGTGGGGTTGGGAGAGACAGAGAATATGGCCGCATCGTGTGGTGGTATGGCATGAACTCGGATTATTAGAGAGGTGGACGCTGAGAGTTGTTCAGTATCGGTCACAGTGAGTGTAACTGTGAAGTTTCCGGTAGCAAAGTACGTGTGGACTGGAAATGTACCAAAGCCGAGAAGGGAGCCGTCTCCAAAGTTCCAAGACCAAGATGTTATGAATCCGTCAGCATCAGAGCTGCGAGAACCGTCGAAGAAGACACTCTGCCCAACGACAGGGTTAATCGGTGTGAATGTGAAGTTCGCGACTGGAGGAATGCCTGGCAGAGGACCTACGTGAATTATCTGAATCTGGCTACCGAACAGTCCCGCGTTATCTTCAACCTTTAGTTCGATGGCAAATGTCCCGACATTGTGATAGATATGAGTGACACTGAATATGCCGACGTTTGAAATCGTGAAACCGTCGCCAAAATCCCATGTAGAGTTCGTAATGCTCCCGTCAGGGTCGTGGCTACTGGACCCGTCAAACATGACTGCCTGTCCCACTGAGGGATTGGCTGGCGAGAACACGAAGCCAGCGATTGGAGGTTGGTCAGACCGGATCGTTAACCGGAGGGTCCTCATTCCTTGAAAGCCACTGTCAACATCGATAACAGTCAAT containing:
- the gcvH gene encoding glycine cleavage system protein GcvH codes for the protein MKGEFSVPEDLYYTKEHEWLRIEGDKCRIGVTDYAQNSLHEIVYVDLPKPGARIELMQSLGTVESVKAVADVYSPISGTVLEVNNTLSDAPELVNKKPYGDGWITIIKPEDLKKEMPSLMKAHDYKDLLKKITEKK
- a CDS encoding kelch repeat-containing protein yields the protein MASSLPAWTTGAPIPTPREGYGAAEVNGIFYYIAGYGPTGDNTANEAYNPANDTWTTKASLPSSPRSETVAVSDGTFIYLIGGRPVSIVGHDVWRYNPANNTWKSLSSMPTARATEHMAAYYNGNIYVVGGRTTDAPTNGGSLRILEIYHVTTNSWTTGTSLPSGLADAHTALLNEKIYVFGGFTTTGTASTTTYIYDITSDSWTSGASAPAGLVDPAAGVCGPQIYVIGGSTANLGLQNSNYAYNPTTDTWNNSLSIPRATAEVQAISYRGEIFIISGGIFGSGGGNPANQIFHCADNMLYISPSRQAVQPSGSTVTYKVKVGNIQPFNSWNIMVRSNQSVINPQSVSIAGNLFQANFTATVTQLANCVNGAGTGCTSMDGPGIIHSAATVSSTPNATLNGLLFTITYKAVGGTYSPIEILNDNLTRGTCCTVSHFSLNGIYGRPPPNFRLSATPIQSIIGQQSSGVVSIAVTSLENFTGKVNLSGIVSPSGLTLSFAPTIVSVPSNKTSLSQLSISTSGTTSLGNYTITVTATAGSLSHNVRLAISVVPDFSIIAIPDAFVIREGTSVSSTINLISQGFSGTLSLSATVAPTTTNGPVTQLNTTFVFLSPSTSRGVQILIGVFTNTVPGNYAITVTAVGMLTHSTPISIAVLAPSLSLTPSSGTIGTSVTAQGSNFPMFFFQTQASVTVSFDDMFLGSTIMTNGSFTFVLDVPNAQPGPHFVKAQDLSTLAQVNTTFIVLPTPNALTVNVEVGTIYFPGDTTVISILLAQGGTLVGPSAIQLTIQLIKPDGSTIILPATSISAGLFIAKYQIPSAGPIGVYAVKATVHSTGGGDGTGLGSFEVKPTWLSSQGKTITSAVAIVGIVGFAAVAWRKGYLRRKSQDD